In one Drosophila pseudoobscura strain MV-25-SWS-2005 chromosome X, UCI_Dpse_MV25, whole genome shotgun sequence genomic region, the following are encoded:
- the CoRest gene encoding REST corepressor isoform X1, with the protein MVLAERNTTDVVRNGRRSRGPSPNTNTTGGVASNASLVVGGGGNPTNPTSNEKASTTVPGAGTPESSDDDNSTKRNGKSKTKQSEYEEKIRVGRDYQAVCPPLVAEVERRPEQMNERALLVWSPTKEIPDLKLEEYISVAKEKYGYNGEQALGMLFWHKHDLERAVMDLANFTPFPDEWTIEDKVLFEQAFQFHGKSFHRIRQMLPDKSIASLVKYYYSWKKTRHRSSAMDRQEKAIKVSVKDGSENGSEVGSNEESDNDDKTGHNNNGTANTNTNTNNNNNSNSTSSSCISHNNNCDNNNGGSNSSNNSNDVDADQLYIYTTSALGDDMLGYGLPAEGAINGIGSNNGNGEAGTDDSSTRRVVVGGFCKTCNVVCHVLYGSPMGRMCKSCHTHWRRTGNLRPISGPESNVPRRSTHNSAATAAADRSKRKPPKGMYINHDDITALATCKNRSVYLAERGRKNSALMAEIQKNRQHMELLEKECDAINVEDVVSKPAAAISEAPTAQPRTSARWTSDEIQVALLVLRGHGRNYPMIAKYVPTKTEAHVRSFYLNNRRRYNLDQIVKEYEAGKSEESGAEEHIEQVEDGSAPAASAGDSAARANSGSVSKPFGDASNNGSNPDQESQAKKEEKPELVTASAKSDSSDTPVVTAITIPAATASSDSSLVAGAAGDKSATITILDESDTATNWSNDVATSSTNTGVGASSSSLSSASTPPAPISVDRKEPDSEELATPNHSSSDAVAAGANAAVSTGVANAKRDISALTSAEQPPAKKVALCANVESLGK; encoded by the exons ATGGTGTTGGCTGAGCGCAACACCACGGATGTGGTGCGAAACGGACGTCGTTCGCGTGGACCCAGCCCCAACACGAATACAACTGGTGGTGTCGCCTCAAACGCAAGCCTAGTTGTCGGCGGCGGTGGTAACCCCACAAATCCCACATCCAATGAGAAGGCCTCAACGACCGTACCGGGTGCGGGCACGCCGGAGAGCTCGGACGACGACAACT CCACAAAGCGCAACGGCAAATCAAAGACCAAGCAGTCCGAGTATGAAG AAAAAATTCGCGTAGGACGCGACTATCAGGCCGTTTGTCCGCCGCTTGTCGCCGAAGTAGAGCGCCGCCCAGAACAAATGAACGAACGCGCCCTCTTGGTCTGGTCGCCGACAAAGGAGATCCCAGACCTAAAAC TCGAGGAATACATTTCAGTGGCGAAAGAGAAGTACGGATACAACGGCGAACAGGCTCTGGGCATGCTCTTCTGGCACAAACACGACTTGGAGCGGGCCGTAATGGATCTGGCTAACTTCACACCATTTCCTGATGAGTGGACCATTGAGGACAAAGTCCTATTTGAGCAGGCGTTTCAGTTTCATGGGAAAAGCTTCCATCGCATCCGTCAAATG CTACCGGACAAATCAATCGCCAGTTTGGTTAAATACTATTACTCGTGGAAGAAGACGCGTCATCGCAGCAGCGCCATGGATCGACAGGAGAAGGCCATAAAGGTTTCTGTCAAGGATGGCTCCGAGAACGGCAGCGAAGTGGGCAGCAATGAGGAGTCTGACAACGATGATAAG ACGggccacaacaacaatggcaccgccaacaccaacacgaacaccaacaacaacaacaacagcaacagcacgagcagcagctgcatcaGCCACAACAATAACTGCGACAACAATAACGGagggagcaacagcagcaacaacagcaacgacgtGGACGCGGATCAATTGTACATCTACACGACGAGCGCGCTGGGCGATGATATGCTGGGCTACGGCCTGCCAGCCGAAGGCGCCATCAATGGCATCGGCAGCAACAATGGAAACGGCGAGGCCGGCACCGACGACAGTTCGACGCGGCGCGTGGTTGTGGGCGGTTTTTGCAAGACATGCAACGTGGTCTGCCACGTTCTGTACGGTTCGCCGATGGGGCGCATGTGCAAGAGTTGTCATACGCATTGGAG ACGCACGGGCAATCTTCGTCCAATCTCCGGTCCCGAGAGCAATGTACCCAGACGTTCTACTCACAACAGCGCCGCCACTGCGGCGGCCGACCGCTCCAAGCGCAAACCACCCAAGGGCATGTACATCAATCACGACGATATCACTGCCCTCGCCACCTGCAAGAACCGCAGCGTGTATTTGGCCGAACGCGGTCGCAAGAACAGCGCTTTGATGGCTGAA ATACAAAAGAATAGGCAGCATATGGAGCTGTTGGAGAAGGAGTGCGACGCCATCAATGTGGAGGATGTTGTATCGAAGCCAGCGGCAGCGATTTCGGAAGCGCCCACTGCGCAGCCGCGCACCTCGGCTCGTTGGACTTCGGATGAGATCCAGGTGGCGCTCCTGGTCTTGCGCGGCCACGGAAGGAACTATCCG ATGATAGCCAAATACGTGCCCACCAAGACCGAAGCGCATGTCCGTTCCTTCTACCTAAATAATCGGCGCCGATACAATCTCGACCAGATCGTGAAGGAGTATGAGGCTGGCAAGTCTGAAGAGTCAGGTGCTGAAGAGCATATCGAACAGGTCGAGGATGGATCGGCACCAGCAGCCAGTGCAGGCGACTCGGCGGCCAGAGCCAATTCAGGCTCGGTCAGCAAGCCGTTCGGCGATGCCAGCAACAATGGAAGTAACCCCGATCAAGAGTCACAGGCTAAAAAGGAGGAGAAGCCCGAACTGGTAACAGCTTCAGCAAAGAGCGACAGCAGTGATACACCAGTTGTCACTGCCATTACAATACCCGCCGCGACTGCTAGTTCAGACAGTAGCCTCGTTGCTGGCGCCGCCGGCGACAAGTCCGCTACAATCACCATTTTGGATGAGTCCGATACAGCCACTAACTGGAGCAACGATgtggccaccagcagcaccaatACTGGCGTTGGCGCCTCATCCTCGTCACTGTCGAGTGCCAGCACTCCACCCGCGCCAATATCGGTTGACCGCAAGGAGCCCGACAGCGAAGAGCTAGCCACACCCAATCACAGTTCATCTGACGCAGTCGCTGCTGGAGCGAATGCGGCAGTAAGCACAGGTGTGGCCAATGCCAAACGCGACATCTCCGCCTTG ACGTCTGCCGAACAGCCCCCAGCCAAAAAAGTAGCACTCTGCGCCAACGTGGAATCCCTCGGGAAGTGA
- the CoRest gene encoding REST corepressor isoform X2: protein MVLAERNTTDVVRNGRRSRGPSPNTNTTGGVASNASLVVGGGGNPTNPTSNEKASTTVPGAGTPESSDDDNSTKRNGKSKTKQSEYEEKIRVGRDYQAVCPPLVAEVERRPEQMNERALLVWSPTKEIPDLKLEEYISVAKEKYGYNGEQALGMLFWHKHDLERAVMDLANFTPFPDEWTIEDKVLFEQAFQFHGKSFHRIRQMLPDKSIASLVKYYYSWKKTRHRSSAMDRQEKAIKVSVKDGSENGSEVGSNEESDNDDKIQKNRQHMELLEKECDAINVEDVVSKPAAAISEAPTAQPRTSARWTSDEIQVALLVLRGHGRNYPMIAKYVPTKTEAHVRSFYLNNRRRYNLDQIVKEYEAGKSEESGAEEHIEQVEDGSAPAASAGDSAARANSGSVSKPFGDASNNGSNPDQESQAKKEEKPELVTASAKSDSSDTPVVTAITIPAATASSDSSLVAGAAGDKSATITILDESDTATNWSNDVATSSTNTGVGASSSSLSSASTPPAPISVDRKEPDSEELATPNHSSSDAVAAGANAAVSTGVANAKRDISALTSAEQPPAKKVALCANVESLGK, encoded by the exons ATGGTGTTGGCTGAGCGCAACACCACGGATGTGGTGCGAAACGGACGTCGTTCGCGTGGACCCAGCCCCAACACGAATACAACTGGTGGTGTCGCCTCAAACGCAAGCCTAGTTGTCGGCGGCGGTGGTAACCCCACAAATCCCACATCCAATGAGAAGGCCTCAACGACCGTACCGGGTGCGGGCACGCCGGAGAGCTCGGACGACGACAACT CCACAAAGCGCAACGGCAAATCAAAGACCAAGCAGTCCGAGTATGAAG AAAAAATTCGCGTAGGACGCGACTATCAGGCCGTTTGTCCGCCGCTTGTCGCCGAAGTAGAGCGCCGCCCAGAACAAATGAACGAACGCGCCCTCTTGGTCTGGTCGCCGACAAAGGAGATCCCAGACCTAAAAC TCGAGGAATACATTTCAGTGGCGAAAGAGAAGTACGGATACAACGGCGAACAGGCTCTGGGCATGCTCTTCTGGCACAAACACGACTTGGAGCGGGCCGTAATGGATCTGGCTAACTTCACACCATTTCCTGATGAGTGGACCATTGAGGACAAAGTCCTATTTGAGCAGGCGTTTCAGTTTCATGGGAAAAGCTTCCATCGCATCCGTCAAATG CTACCGGACAAATCAATCGCCAGTTTGGTTAAATACTATTACTCGTGGAAGAAGACGCGTCATCGCAGCAGCGCCATGGATCGACAGGAGAAGGCCATAAAGGTTTCTGTCAAGGATGGCTCCGAGAACGGCAGCGAAGTGGGCAGCAATGAGGAGTCTGACAACGATGATAAG ATACAAAAGAATAGGCAGCATATGGAGCTGTTGGAGAAGGAGTGCGACGCCATCAATGTGGAGGATGTTGTATCGAAGCCAGCGGCAGCGATTTCGGAAGCGCCCACTGCGCAGCCGCGCACCTCGGCTCGTTGGACTTCGGATGAGATCCAGGTGGCGCTCCTGGTCTTGCGCGGCCACGGAAGGAACTATCCG ATGATAGCCAAATACGTGCCCACCAAGACCGAAGCGCATGTCCGTTCCTTCTACCTAAATAATCGGCGCCGATACAATCTCGACCAGATCGTGAAGGAGTATGAGGCTGGCAAGTCTGAAGAGTCAGGTGCTGAAGAGCATATCGAACAGGTCGAGGATGGATCGGCACCAGCAGCCAGTGCAGGCGACTCGGCGGCCAGAGCCAATTCAGGCTCGGTCAGCAAGCCGTTCGGCGATGCCAGCAACAATGGAAGTAACCCCGATCAAGAGTCACAGGCTAAAAAGGAGGAGAAGCCCGAACTGGTAACAGCTTCAGCAAAGAGCGACAGCAGTGATACACCAGTTGTCACTGCCATTACAATACCCGCCGCGACTGCTAGTTCAGACAGTAGCCTCGTTGCTGGCGCCGCCGGCGACAAGTCCGCTACAATCACCATTTTGGATGAGTCCGATACAGCCACTAACTGGAGCAACGATgtggccaccagcagcaccaatACTGGCGTTGGCGCCTCATCCTCGTCACTGTCGAGTGCCAGCACTCCACCCGCGCCAATATCGGTTGACCGCAAGGAGCCCGACAGCGAAGAGCTAGCCACACCCAATCACAGTTCATCTGACGCAGTCGCTGCTGGAGCGAATGCGGCAGTAAGCACAGGTGTGGCCAATGCCAAACGCGACATCTCCGCCTTG ACGTCTGCCGAACAGCCCCCAGCCAAAAAAGTAGCACTCTGCGCCAACGTGGAATCCCTCGGGAAGTGA
- the CoRest gene encoding REST corepressor isoform X3 translates to MVLAERNTTDVVRNGRRSRGPSPNTNTTGGVASNASLVVGGGGNPTNPTSNEKASTTVPGAGTPESSDDDNSTKRNGKSKTKQSEYEEKIRVGRDYQAVCPPLVAEVERRPEQMNERALLVWSPTKEIPDLKLEEYISVAKEKYGYNGEQALGMLFWHKHDLERAVMDLANFTPFPDEWTIEDKVLFEQAFQFHGKSFHRIRQMLPDKSIASLVKYYYSWKKTRHRSSAMDRQEKAIKVSVKDGSENGSEVGSNEESDNDDKMIAVPAYIS, encoded by the exons ATGGTGTTGGCTGAGCGCAACACCACGGATGTGGTGCGAAACGGACGTCGTTCGCGTGGACCCAGCCCCAACACGAATACAACTGGTGGTGTCGCCTCAAACGCAAGCCTAGTTGTCGGCGGCGGTGGTAACCCCACAAATCCCACATCCAATGAGAAGGCCTCAACGACCGTACCGGGTGCGGGCACGCCGGAGAGCTCGGACGACGACAACT CCACAAAGCGCAACGGCAAATCAAAGACCAAGCAGTCCGAGTATGAAG AAAAAATTCGCGTAGGACGCGACTATCAGGCCGTTTGTCCGCCGCTTGTCGCCGAAGTAGAGCGCCGCCCAGAACAAATGAACGAACGCGCCCTCTTGGTCTGGTCGCCGACAAAGGAGATCCCAGACCTAAAAC TCGAGGAATACATTTCAGTGGCGAAAGAGAAGTACGGATACAACGGCGAACAGGCTCTGGGCATGCTCTTCTGGCACAAACACGACTTGGAGCGGGCCGTAATGGATCTGGCTAACTTCACACCATTTCCTGATGAGTGGACCATTGAGGACAAAGTCCTATTTGAGCAGGCGTTTCAGTTTCATGGGAAAAGCTTCCATCGCATCCGTCAAATG CTACCGGACAAATCAATCGCCAGTTTGGTTAAATACTATTACTCGTGGAAGAAGACGCGTCATCGCAGCAGCGCCATGGATCGACAGGAGAAGGCCATAAAGGTTTCTGTCAAGGATGGCTCCGAGAACGGCAGCGAAGTGGGCAGCAATGAGGAGTCTGACAACGATGATAAG ATGATCGCCGTGCCTGCATACATCTCATAA